Proteins co-encoded in one Pristiophorus japonicus isolate sPriJap1 chromosome 30, sPriJap1.hap1, whole genome shotgun sequence genomic window:
- the LOC139240213 gene encoding zinc finger protein 358-like: MSADIEPPHGAGVDTERPYSCRDCGKAFKLARYLESHRRRHAGPWPHRCADCGRAYKQASSLSKHRALHSGAGPYRCAACGRTFRLAHNLAAHERTHTGERPHRCPVCAAGFTQRSTLVKHQRTHTGERPFACPLCGKAFRQSAALSVHQRTHSPARPYRCPQCGKGFKSASNLIGHRRIHSR; the protein is encoded by the coding sequence ATGTCAGCGGACATCGAACCACCTCACGGCGCCGGCGTGGACACTGAGCGGCCTTACAGTTGCCGTGACTGCGGGAAGGCCTTCAAGCTGGCCCGGTACCTGGAGTCGCACCGCCGGCGTCACGCCGGACCCTGGCCACACCGCTGTGCCGACTGTGGCCGGGCCTACAAGCAGGCTTCGTCGCTGTCCAAGCACCGGGCCCTGCACTCGGGGGCCGGGCCGTACCGCTGTGCTGCCTGTGGCCGCACCTTCCGCCTGGCACATAACCTGGCCGCCCACGAGCGCACCCACACCGGCGAGAGGCCCCACCGCTGCCCGGTGTGTGCCGCCGGCTTCACCCAGCGCTCCACCCTGGTCaaacaccagcgcactcacactggcgAGCGCCCCTTCGCCTGCCCGCTGTGCGGCAAGGCCTTCCGCCAGTCGGCTGCCCTGTCGGTGCACCAGCGCACTCACTCCCCCGCCCGGCCCTACCGCTGTCCCCAGTGCGGCAAGGGCTTCAAGAGCGCCTCCAACCTCATCGGGCACCGCCGCATCCACAGccgctga